Below is a window of bacterium DNA.
TAAGAGGCTAAGAAGATAAGAAGTTAAGATTCTTAAAAGCAAATTAACCTCTCATCTTCTCATCTTCTCAACTTCTTATCCTCTTATCCTTCAGTGTTTTCAGTGACTTCAGTGGCTATTTTCATTTCTCCTCTGCGAGTTGCTGAGTTATGACTGCTTCTGCTCATACAGATTCAGATTTTAAAAGATGGATTTTCTTATAAATTTCTTCAGTTTGACGAGCTACCTTTTCCCATGAATATCCTTCAGCCGTCCGACGGGCATTTTCTCCCATTTGTTTTATACAGTGTTCATTTTCGAGGAAGAAACTTATTTTTTGAGCAATATCAAGTGCATCTCTCTGAATAAAAAATCCATTGTAACCATCCTCAATTAATTCTTCAGTTCCACTAACTTTTGTAGCTACTATAGGCAATCCAGATGCTATAGCTTCCAATGTAGCTAATGAAAATGCTTCGTAGAGCGTTGGAAATACAAAAATATCAGATGCGGCGTAATATCTTTTAAGGGGAGTTGGTTGAAGAAATATTATCTGATGAGCAACCTTTAACTTTTCTGATAGAAATACATAAGGTTTTATTTTATCTCTACCAATGACAATAAGTTTTACCCGCTCACTTTTAATCAAAGGAAGTGCTTCAATAATATATTTTAATCCTTTCCTTTTAAACTCATAGGCTATAAATATGAGAACCAAATCGTCTTTTTTAATATTAAGTTCTTTCCTGACTTCATCTCTAAATTCTTCCCTATTTTTAGGATTAAATTCATTAATATCAACTCCATTAGGAATAACTATTATATTTTCTTCTGGAGTTTTATAATCGGCTATAATTTCTCTCTTTATCCATTCAGTAGGTGAAATTATTATTACATTTTTCTTACTCCCTCGTCGTTGATATGAAAATTTCTCTATTAAAAAGACGATTAAGTTTAGCGGATTTAAGATAGTATTTTTTAAATAATTATAAGTTCCCCACCCACTATTTCTGGCAACTCTGACAGCAGTTTTATGACTACTTTGTGAAGTATATACATCAAAAGGTATGAAGCAATCACCATAGGAATGAACAATATCAAAGTTTGATGGTCTAATTTTCAATTTACTCATTAAGACAAAACTATATACCTGTAATATGGTGGCTAAACCTGCTTTCTTTCGTTGCAAAAAGAAGTTACCTTTCAACATTGGCACTTTATGGAAGATAATTTTATCACTCGAGATATCTTGCCATGAGTTAGCGAATATATGGACCTCATGTGTATGGCTGAATATCTCGGCTAATTCTGCTACACATCGTGAAATTCCCCCTTTCTTATTGCATGTTCTTGTAATAAAAGCAATTTTCATAATGTCTCCTTTGTTTTATACTCAACAACGGCATAAATTAAGATTTTGTAAGTGAACAGTGTGTAATAAAGGGAAAGTGGAAAACTGGGGAAAAGGGTAAAAGTGATTCCATTTTTTCTTTTCCCATTTTTCCCTGTTTTTTCCCCTTTTCCCTTATAAATCAGTAATGTCAAAAACTAAC
It encodes the following:
- a CDS encoding glycosyltransferase family 4 protein, whose protein sequence is MKIAFITRTCNKKGGISRCVAELAEIFSHTHEVHIFANSWQDISSDKIIFHKVPMLKGNFFLQRKKAGLATILQVYSFVLMSKLKIRPSNFDIVHSYGDCFIPFDVYTSQSSHKTAVRVARNSGWGTYNYLKNTILNPLNLIVFLIEKFSYQRRGSKKNVIIISPTEWIKREIIADYKTPEENIIVIPNGVDINEFNPKNREEFRDEVRKELNIKKDDLVLIFIAYEFKRKGLKYIIEALPLIKSERVKLIVIGRDKIKPYVFLSEKLKVAHQIIFLQPTPLKRYYAASDIFVFPTLYEAFSLATLEAIASGLPIVATKVSGTEELIEDGYNGFFIQRDALDIAQKISFFLENEHCIKQMGENARRTAEGYSWEKVARQTEEIYKKIHLLKSESV